A genomic segment from Modestobacter roseus encodes:
- a CDS encoding ArsR/SmtB family transcription factor, giving the protein MAADDLSRVFSALADPTRRDMVARLAVGDATVNELAAPYDVSLQAVSKHLRMLEDAGLVTRSREAQRRPVHLEAQVFDLMTTWIERYRREAEQRYRRLDDVLAAMPDEPLPDDVSPTPGKEGPS; this is encoded by the coding sequence GTGGCGGCGGATGACCTGTCCCGGGTGTTCTCGGCCCTGGCCGACCCCACCCGGCGCGACATGGTGGCCCGGCTCGCCGTCGGCGACGCCACGGTCAACGAGCTCGCCGCCCCCTACGACGTGAGCCTCCAGGCGGTGTCCAAGCACCTCAGGATGCTCGAGGACGCCGGCCTGGTGACCCGCAGCCGGGAGGCCCAACGCCGCCCGGTGCACCTGGAAGCGCAGGTCTTCGACCTGATGACGACGTGGATCGAGCGCTACCGCCGCGAGGCCGAGCAGCGCTACCGCCGGCTGGACGACGTGCTCGCCGCGATGCCCGACGAGCCGCTGCCGGACGACGTCTCCCCCACCCCAGGCAAGGAAGGTCCGTCATGA